Proteins from a single region of Cryptococcus neoformans var. neoformans JEC21 chromosome 6 sequence:
- a CDS encoding mitochondrion protein, putative: protein MPGCLSVGQGTARALAAALGKRLVGVHHMQAHALTPLLTSAAAPEFPFLILLLSGGHTQLVLAKGLFKFKILLDTLDSKIGDVFEKSARLLALPSGPKAPGAILEHYASLPALPPYDTHPLPASQLIPIPLTTLHAKNTLAWSFAGMLAALQRAVHDRRQRQPAWDEPDRRAFANLVQTALTTHLLTKLAQRIALLPPDTRAQLGGIVVSGGVASNAYIRSQLDRLVKTENGLFPPAGRNLYYPPLHLCTDNAAMIAHTALIRLQTGLRSDPDDLKLRAKWSLEDMYDDVPEEAYMVKGAKEVGMGL, encoded by the exons ATGCCCGGCTGTCTGAGTGTCGGCCAGGGCACAGCGCGGGCCCTCGCAGCAGCGCTGGGAAAGAGGCTCGTCGGCGTACATCACATG CAAGCCCACGCGCTCACACCCCTCCTCACCTCGGCCGCCGCCCCCGAATTCccattcctcatcctcctcctctccggCGGACATACCCAACTCGTCCTGGCCAAAGGCCTGTTCAAATTCAAAATCTTGCTCGATACACTCGACTCCAAAATCGG CGACGTCTTTGAAAAATCCGCCCGtctcctcgccctccccTCCGGCCCCAAAGCCCCCGGCGCAATCCTCGAGCACTACGCCTCCCTCCCCGCCCTCCCGCCCTACGACACCCACCCGCTCCCTGCCTCCCAgctcatccccatcccacTCACCACCCTCCATGCCAAAAACACCCTCGCCTGGTCCTTTGCCGGCATGCTAGCCGCCCTCCAACGAGCCGTCCACGACCGCCGCCAGCGCCAGCCCGCATGGGACGAACCCGACAGGCGCGCATTCGCAAACCTCGTCCAGACCGCACTCACCACCCACCTCCTCACCAAACTCGCCCAGCGCATCGCCCTCCTGCCGCCCGACACGCGAGCACAGCTCGGCGGCATCGTCGTCTCCGGCGGCGTCGCCTCCAACGCCTACATCCGCTCCCAACTCGACCGCCTTGTGAAAACCGAAAACGGGTTGTTTCCCCCCGCGGGGAGAAACCTCTACTACCCGCCGCTCCATCTATGCACAGACAACGCCGCGATGATCGCGCACACTGCGCTTATCAGGCTCCAGACCGGGCTGAGATCAGATCCCGATGATCTGAAACTGAGAGCAAAGTGGTCCCTGGAGGATATGTATGATGATGTCCCGGAGGAAGCCTACATGGTCAAGGGCGCGAAAGAGGTTGGCATGGGGTTGTAG
- a CDS encoding Rho small monomeric GTPase, putative → MQTIKCVVVGDGAVGKTCLLISYTTNKFPSEYVPTVFDNYAVTVMIGDSPYTLGLFDTAGQEDYDRLRPLSYPQTDVFLICFSIASPASFENVREKWFHEISHHCPGAPCLIVGTQVDLRDDPKQVERMMSGSGRGGGGGRGGLITQEQGERLARELGGRKYVECSALTQKGLKNVFDEAIVAALEPPVVKKTKKCLIL, encoded by the exons ATGCAGACTATTAAATGCGTCGTCGTGGGTGACGGCGCTGTCGGAAA GACATGTCTGTTGATATCCTATACAACAAACAAGTTTCCATCGGAATATGTGCCTACGGTGTTTGACAACTATGCGGTGACTGTCATGATTGGTGATAGCCCT TACACACTCGGTCTATTCGACACGGCCGGGCAGGAAGACTACGACCGGCTGCGCCCGCTATCTTACCCGCAGACAGacgtcttcctcatctgCTTCTCGATCGCTTCCCCCGCTTCGTTTGAGAATGTGCGTGAAAAATGGTTTCACGAAATCTCGCATCATTGCCCCGGGGCGCCGTGCTTGATAGTGGGGACGCAGGTCGATTTGCGGGATGATCCAAAGCaggtggagaggatgatgagtgGTAGTGGccggggagggggaggggggaggGGCGGGTTGATAACGCAAGAGCAAGGGGAGCGGCTGGCGAGAGAGTTGGGCGGGAGAAAGTATGTAGAGTGTTCGGCGTTGACGCAGAAAGGGTTGAAGAATGTGTTTGATGAG GCAATCGTAGCGGCTCTTGAACCGCCAGTGGTGAAAAAGACGAAAAAGTGCTTGATCCTCTAA
- a CDS encoding expressed protein: MSGNQKQPLHIIVNPAAGQGKGPAFLDEHIIPILNHFRQSYKVYPTTAPLHAGEIGRSILDSRRELGKGGEPVVGGERDEPNVVIIIGGDGTAHELIEGVTVDQQAENEDQGWGRWELIVLPFGTANALYYSLFPPSDPLPDTSILSSLPYRPSPEVTAQILPLVSFLKRSTSPLPLPITLTTLLPPPSPPHDVAPKTSRNIKPIPTHVVLSTSLHAAILESSEKLRETHPGNERFRIAAQESMGIFFDASAWLFGSGSKVGGEERVKVDVEQWDPRVGSWVKPFTEHRALVDEGGKNGKGIELQGPFAYFTSTATVSRFEPAFVISPLTSLRPPPSQQIQQDKNADGEGSRDNKNEYIYITVLRPLRDPCVLSTFPASSGSDQSERPDRGDRSERWAKRAHEVLGKAYHNGAHIDLTYPLNKGENKGNVSGEGDGEEGCEAEVKGQGEPVVELYRCAAFSWKPTAITQTDRTKEKGSERARLVCADGAIHRIPEGGKAEVGLMVPSEKGGFYVWA; the protein is encoded by the exons ATGTCAGGGAATCAGAAGCAGCCATTACATATCATTGTCAACCCCGCCGCGGGGCAGGGAAAAGGTCCAGCTT TCCTGGATGAACAtatcatccccatcctcaaccACTTTCGACAGTCTTACAAAGTGTACCCCACAACTGCGCCGCTTCATGCTGGAGAGATAGGGCGGTCGATCTTGGATTCGCGCCGTGAGCTTGGAAAAGGCGGTGAGCCTGTAGTAGGTGGAGAGAGGGACGAGCCGAATGTAGTGATCATAATAGGCGGTGATGGGACGGCGCACGAGTTGATTGAAGGTGTCACTGTTGATCAACAAGCAGAGAatgaagatcaaggatgGGGACGTTGGGAGCTTATTGTGTTACCTTTCGGGACC GCAAACGCGCTTTATTactccctctttccccctAGCGACCCTTTGCCGGATACATCTATCCTGTCTTCCCTCCCTTACCGACCTTCACCGGAGGTGACCGCTCAAATTTTGCCTCTGGTTTCATTTTTGAAAAGGTCGACGTCTCCGCTTCCTTTACCAATTACACTCACCACTCTTTTACCGCCCCCATCCCCGCCCCACGACGTGGCCCCTAAAACAAGCCGAAACATCAAACCGATCCCGACCCATGTAGTCCTTTCAACTTCCCTCCATGCTGCGATCCTCGAATCTTCTGAGAAACTTCGGGAGACGCATCCGGGAAACGAGCGGTTTCGGATCGCGGCGCAGGAGAGTATGGGCATTTTCTTTGACGCGAGCGCCTGGCTTTTTGGTTCAGGCTCTAAAGtcggaggagaagaaagggtgaAGGTGGATGTGGAGCAGTGGGATCCAAGGGTGGGAAGCTGGGTGAAGCCGTTTACGGAGCACCGCGCACTTGTTGATGAGGGTggaaaaaatggaaagggCATAGAATTGCAAGGTCCATTTGCGTATTTTACGTCTACCGCTACAGTCAGTCGGTTTGAGCCCGCTTTCGTCATTTCTCCACTTACTTCCCTCCGCCCCCCTCCCTCCCAGCAAATCCAACAAGACAAAAACGCAGATGGTGAGGGATCAAGAGATAATAAGAATGAGTACATTTACATCACTGTCCTCCGGCCTTTACGCGATCCATGCGtcctctccactttccCTGCCTCGTCTGGCAGTGATCAATCCGAACGACCAGACCGAGGGGATCGAAGCGAAAGATGGGCAAAAAGGGCACACGAAGTGTTGGGAAAAGCGTACCATAACGGGGCGCATATCGATTTGACGTATCCACTCAACAAGGGGGAGAACAAGGGCAATGTatcaggagaaggagatggagaggagggtTGCGAAGCAGAGGTaaaaggccaaggagaACCAGTAGTCGAGTTATACCGCTGTGCAGCCTTTTCATGGAAGCCTACCGCCATTACCCAAACCGACAGaaccaaagaaaaagggagtGAGAGGGCGAGACTAGTTTGTGCGGATGGGGCGATACATCGGATCCCCGAGGGAGGCAAAGCGGAGGTGGGATTAATGGTACCGAGTGAAAAAGGGGGGTTTTATGTTTGGGCATAA